In Homalodisca vitripennis isolate AUS2020 unplaced genomic scaffold, UT_GWSS_2.1 ScUCBcl_5838;HRSCAF=12763, whole genome shotgun sequence, the DNA window ATGAGCCTAGGCTTAGTTTACAATCAGAACCTGTGACTACCTGTGCCCCTAGACCTACACCACCTAGTGCATCAAGAATGAAACTGGGCTTTGATAAGGTCTGTAACAACTATTcagagtttaaaattaattaaaagaacattttaattagttttgaaatactACAACAactatttgaaaatgtttcttgCAAGGCTTGTGGTGGAAATTTGAGTGTTACGGAAGACGCGAGTGATCGGAAAGGGCTATCATGTAAACTGTGTGTTACTTGTTTGGACTGTGAGAACAGTAATAGCTTTTTTGACTTCTGAAAAAGTGTTTCAGAGCCAAACAGAAACTTGTTTGATATAAGTTTAAGACTCTTTTATGGTTTACGGTGTATTGGAAGAGGTTTAGACTCGGGAAAGTTTTATGCGCTATGCTGAACCTACCGCCTCCAAGTACTGCACACGCCAAATACACTAGTGTTctttcaaaagcaattcaacgTGTTGCTGAAGACTCTATGTTAGCTACCACCAAGGAAGCTGTACAAGAAAATGAGTTTACCCCTAACACAGATGTGACAATTGCATTAACGGTAGTTGGCAAAAAGCGCGGCTTCAAATCCAAGAATGGCTACGCAACAATCACTAGCATGGACACAGGTAAAGTGATTGATACTGAGGTTTTGAGTAAGTTTTGTGACGGTTGTGTGAAAGTAAAGAATAAAGATATGGAAaccaaagaaaaacaaaaatcgAACTGTGTCAAAAAACTATGAAGGGGCCAGTGGGGGGATGGAGACCGTGGCAGCAGTAAAGATGTTTAGCCGTTCCGAAGAGAAAAGAGAAGTTAGGTATATAAACTTCTTAGGAGATGGTAACTCCAAAGCATTTGATAGTATCAAAGAAATTAAACCATATGGTGATGGcattgaaatttagaaaatttaagtgtGTGTCGGACACGTAGAAAAAAAAAATGGGCACAAGACTAAGAAACCTGCGGAAAGACCTAAAGCGAACTGTATCGAGTGATGGAAAAGTGTTACACGGCAAAGGAAGACTTACAGATAAGAAAATAGACCAACTCCAACAGTACTTTGGTAAGGCAAACAGAGAAAATACAAACAACATACAAGGCATGAGGAGAGCTGTGTGGGCCACATATTGTCACTGTGGTTCCACGGACGATGAACCCCAACACTTGCTGTGCCCCGATCCACCTGAATACTTGGTGTAAATATAGTTTGGCCGAACATGAACGAAATCTTGAAACCTTTACCCACTAAAAGCCACTTCCTAAAGCTGTTATGAAGGCAATAAAGCCTGTGTATAAGGCCCTAGTAAAACCGGATTTATGGAGCAAATGTCTACACGGAAGAATGCAAAATGTAAACGAaagtttcaataatgttttttggACACGCATACCCAAAGGAACCTTTGTTGGtaaaaaaaaccttagaaataGGGGTTTGGGACAGTGTAATTACATTCAATGATGGCAATCTTGGAAGGCTGCGTACCCTGAAGAAGCTAGGGCTGTAAGACTTAGGGAAATTCACACACTGAAGTACTTCAACGATTCAATGTTGAAACGGCTTCGGAAAGCAGATAAGGCGGCAGAGGATATGACCAAAGAAGCTAGAGTGAAGAAAAGACAGCAGAAGTTAGCTGAAGAAGAGGGAAACAATGATTGCTACAGCCCTGGAGGCTTCTAATAAAGAATCTGTGTAAGTAAAACCTTGCTTTATCTTTAAATGCAATTTCCTGAAAGTATAAGTTTTTAACATAAAGGTAAATTTTTCTCAGGAAGTAGTAAAGATATCTTGATGAAATTTTTACCAAGTGTGTAGTACACCATTGCAGATATGTGgaactaaaattaaatcaatcacaccagtaaaaaagaaattaaaaattgtttaatttaattttttttttgtaaaaaactcaaatttatacaaaatactgTAACAATGATATTTGTAACTATAGAAACAAACTTCTAGTTCAGTATACTTATGAAACACATATCCTGACCTAGTGAAAATTTGAGTATTGTAGATTAAAGGGTGTCTGAGAAAAAGTGCACCTAAACTGGCCAAATACGGTTCAGCTCCCCTTAAGTTACCTGTTATTTGTGACCTTATCACTTAGTCCAGCAGCCTTGTGACTGATATTACTGATAACCCAAATTTATTACTGATAAATGTCACAGTTGTGTCGTCCAATTTTCTGGCCCACCATCCTGCAAACcagactgttataatttttttattggtgcaaTCGCCATTTTAGTTCTAGAAAGAACATCGACACAGTTTAGTTTGTCATCTTTTGTTTGTACCATGGACATTATCATAACGATTTAGTGTGTAACATCCCTTACACTAATGATTATATAACTTGAACAACTTTTGCAACTTAAcctacagatttttttaaagataagtttACTGCCTCAAATTTTTGAATAACAAGCTGAAAGGTAAtgagacaaaataatttaaaataaccattttattgaaaaatctacGTTTACTactttcacaatatttattaacgGTAAATGAATAAAGTTATTGCTTTTTGAAACAGACTGGTgaattattaaacagttttttttttatgatttccattgacaaaaactgaataaaaggaaaaaatatataaaaaaagtacacTAATTGAGcagttaaaaatatgataacataATAGCttcttagattttttaatcaTTCCTAAATtgattttcacataaaaataaatcactattAAATGTGGAATTGGATTCTCAAACAAATCattctttgttaaaaatacatttaccaaaatatattcaaatgttttactttaaggACTACTTGTGTTAATATctctaatgtttttataaatagttttttgataaTCTAAAATGTTGGCTGTGAACTCAAACATCTAAAATATCTATCGAATGAAAGATTTCACTTATAATTGTTATAGTGTATTCTTTGGCCTTCAAATAactgtttgaattatttattcataGGGTTCTTGTTATTTCAACTATCAAAGtggtacataaatattttcagaacatgataatatttcattattataacttCATAGCTTGTGCTGCTGCTTGAGAAATTATTGCAAATGCTGAAGATATTGCAGAAACATTATTTACAGAGGTAAAGCTGCTGTGGCTAGGAGAAGAGAACCATGGAGATTTACTGAATATGAAAAGCGCTTGTTCACTTGTAGTGGCAGGATGGATGACCCTGAGAGGATCTTGGGCTGTAGACCTCTGGTTTGTCACATTTACACCCTGGAGGTTATTTTTATCTCGTTTTGTGGTCTACCCTCCTTGTTGTGTGGCACCCTCTTCTACTTTACTCCAGAGAGTCCCAAATTTCTTCTCACCAGGGGCAAGAAAGGGGACACCATGAAAATATTACAGAGAGTGCATTCAGTGAATTCTGGCAAACTGCCTCACACGTTCCCTGTAAGTACATTTCATAGTATCCTAATTTAACTTTTCCTAGCACCATATTGATGTTATAAAGCTATGTGAAGTGCAGTTacaaatattactgtttaaaaaatctacttttagtATTACAATGTGGTGGTGTGAGTGAagtatcattaaataaatgttttttgaacatTTCCTCCTGAATTCAGTAGCAAATTTGACTACAAGTATTACCTTAAACTATAATTTGCCAAGTGtgtcttaaaataatttggtCGAAATATGTATGTaagttataatttcaaatttctttattgttacgTTCTATTACAaagtatacttattttataagaaCCATGTAGCCTACACTAGACGTGGGTATTCAGAGGTttgaatttatgaataattttgacTAAACTGGGGTTATTTTCATTCTAAGGTGGAAGGAATTTTGGAATAATTTGGGGATTATGAATTTTAACtgttcagaaataaaattaccttttcacatgaatgttttttaaatgaatatcggaggaaaataataaattggtgttttattataaacataatctttatattttaaaacatatatgaaaactaaatataacatattttttttagataataataacactaatataaaaaccctaagaaatattttgttattcttgTAATCTCCATGAACCTATAAATATGTGGCGGCTACCAAAACGTATAGAGTCTACCACttctatttggttggccggtgGTCGGGGCCGGTAATCTAATCTTACTGAAACCTTCTTCCTCATCAGCTGCAGAGCTAATCGTGTCGTCTGCTGTTTCTAGTTTGTTTGTCTTCTTGCTATCTTCATGTTATAAGTTGCTCTTTTAGGGGACTTTCCTTAATCTAGATTTTACTAAAAAGAGTTTAGCCATCGATGCTTTTGGATTCCAGATCCTGACTTTCTCCAAAGTCCCGGCATGGTGAAGTGATATGGTAAAAGACCCT includes these proteins:
- the LOC124373526 gene encoding uncharacterized protein LOC124373526 isoform X1, which produces MIATALEASNKESVGRMDDPERILGCRPLVCHIYTLEVIFISFCGLPSLLCGTLFYFTPESPKFLLTRGKKGDTMKILQRVHSVNSGKLPHTFPCEWRLPLATRGDQSYSPVQGHT
- the LOC124373526 gene encoding uncharacterized protein LOC124373526 isoform X2; this encodes MDDPERILGCRPLVCHIYTLEVIFISFCGLPSLLCGTLFYFTPESPKFLLTRGKKGDTMKILQRVHSVNSGKLPHTFPCEWRLPLATRGDQSYSPVQGHT